From Cygnus olor isolate bCygOlo1 chromosome 7, bCygOlo1.pri.v2, whole genome shotgun sequence, a single genomic window includes:
- the LOC121072831 gene encoding inositol 1,4,5-trisphosphate receptor-interacting protein isoform X1: MRAYGWAGPDTPGFGICIFPARKSKCREGTAMPVGIFRVCLVVITAIINRPFLFPKENGSVPENTEEIIQKMKEREENLRLQKLRLEQEIAGQEAAQQALEKAAKVVEEIKEEKVPWDMWTALSMVIFLLIELWRQDFQEGNWQDTGAEEDDMAVLGKAFKGVAFPDKATLASFYEKRILGTTGDMARMREMVEGFADDLLEALRSVCNRDADMEVEDCMGVGSMYENWRVRKPFVCDLIVPFAPPEPYCFRSQIWCSGDSFPPDEQGYGTIKVCRADEDVTGCICDKTKLGEDMLCLLHSQGNTSRPSSEMEDLLCFKNTQYLDADQVMKWFQIAVTKAWNRISHKYEFDLSFSLLDSPGALKIKFRSGKSVAFNLTPVVQYENSDVYFISHFPRNELVAELPSSTRWFLTFAVYERRFIQLISKTLPAGACHVSCLQILSFLHGKQCSLTGPSGLTNYHLKTVMLHLLQARPSQDWAPEKLEARLQDMLKFLEKCLHEKKLYHFFVGNEKVPAELGFPITFQRAEPLNLFRPFVLHRDVYRKTVDTFHEMLRNTSALINEYTVHIPLAHTNGIHKEAI; this comes from the exons ATGAGGGCGTACGGCTGGGCTGGGCCTGACACCCCTGGGTTTGGGATTTGCATCTTCCCAGCAAGAAAGTCCAAGTGCAG ggAAGGAACTGCCATGCCCGTGGGAATCTTCCGAGTGTGCCTAGTGGTGATTACAGCTATCATCAACCGCCCGTTCCTCTTCCCTAAAGAGAATGGCAGTGTCCCCGAGAACACGGAAGAAATCATCCAGAAGATGAAGGAGCGGGAGGAGAACCTTCGGCTGCAGAAGCTGCGCTTGGAGCAGGAAATCGCAGGCCAGGAAGCTGCACAGCAGGCCCTGGAAAAGGCTGCAAAGGTAGTGGAGGAAATCAAAGAGGAAAAGGTCCCGTGGGATATGTGGACAGCTCTCTCCATGGTCATCTTCCTGCTGATCGAGCTCTGGAGGCAGGATTTCCAGGAGGGGAACTGGCAGGACACAGGAGCAGAAGAGGATGACATGGCTGTCCTGGGGAAAGCGTTTAAGGGGGTGGCCTTCCCCGACAAGGCCACCTTGGCCAGCTTCTACGAGAAGCGAATCCTGGGCACCACCGGCGACATGGCCAGGATGCGGGAGATGGTGGAGGGCTTTGCAGATGACCTGCTGGAGGCCTTGAGGAGCGTTTGTAACCGGGACGCTGACATGGAAGTGGAGGACTGCATGGGTGTGGGGAGCATGTACGAGAACTGGAGAGTGCGGAAACCTTTCGTCTGCGACCTGATAGTGCCTTTTGCACCCCCAGAGCCGTATTGTTTCCGGTCCCAGATCTGGTGCTCTGGAGACTCTTTTCCCCCGGATGAACAAGGTTATGGCACTATCAAGGTATGCAGGGCAGATGAGGATGTGACAGGTTGCATCTGCGACAAGACTAAACTAGGGGAAGATATGCTGTGCCTTCTCCATAGCCAAGGCAATACTTCCAGGCCCAGCAGCGAGATGGAAGACCTCCTGTGCTTCAAAAATACTCAGTATCTTGATGCTGACCAAGTCATGAAGTGGTTCCAGATCGCAGTCACCAAGGCCTGGAACAGAATCTCCCACAAGTATGAATTCGACCTGTCTTTTAGCCTCTTGGACTCCCCAGGAGCCCTGAAGATAAAATTCAGGTCAGGGAAATCAGTCGCCTTCAACCTCACTCCTGTGGTGCAGTACGAGAACTCGGACGTTTACTTCATCTCCCATTTCCCTCGCAATGAGCTGGTAGCAGAGCTCCCCTCCAGCACTCGCTGGTTCCTCACCTTCGCAGTGTACGAGAGGAGGTTCATCCAGCTGATCTCCAAAACGCTGCCGGCCGGTGCCTGCCACGTCAGCTGCCTCCAGATCCTCTCCTTCCTGCACGGGAAGCAGTGCAGCCTCACAGGCCCAAGCGGGCTCACCAACTACCACCTGAAGACAGTGATGCTGCATCTGCTGCAGGCGCGTCCCAGTCAGGACTGGGCCCCAGAGAAGCTGGAGGCCCGTCTCCAGGACATGCTGAAATTCCTGGAGAAATGTTTGCACGAAAAGAAGCTCTACCACTTCTTTGTTGGCAATGAGAAGGtaccagcagagctgggcttcCCCATCACATTCCAGAGGGCCGAGCCTCTCAACCTTTTCCGTCCCTTTGTGCTGCACAGGGACGTTTACAGAAAGACAGTTGACACGTTCCACGAGATGCTCAGGAACACGTCTGCACTGATAAACGAGTACACGGTGCACATTCCCCTTGCACACACCAATGGGATCCATAAGGAAGCCATTTAA
- the LOC121072831 gene encoding inositol 1,4,5-trisphosphate receptor-interacting protein isoform X2, with protein sequence MPVGIFRVCLVVITAIINRPFLFPKENGSVPENTEEIIQKMKEREENLRLQKLRLEQEIAGQEAAQQALEKAAKVVEEIKEEKVPWDMWTALSMVIFLLIELWRQDFQEGNWQDTGAEEDDMAVLGKAFKGVAFPDKATLASFYEKRILGTTGDMARMREMVEGFADDLLEALRSVCNRDADMEVEDCMGVGSMYENWRVRKPFVCDLIVPFAPPEPYCFRSQIWCSGDSFPPDEQGYGTIKVCRADEDVTGCICDKTKLGEDMLCLLHSQGNTSRPSSEMEDLLCFKNTQYLDADQVMKWFQIAVTKAWNRISHKYEFDLSFSLLDSPGALKIKFRSGKSVAFNLTPVVQYENSDVYFISHFPRNELVAELPSSTRWFLTFAVYERRFIQLISKTLPAGACHVSCLQILSFLHGKQCSLTGPSGLTNYHLKTVMLHLLQARPSQDWAPEKLEARLQDMLKFLEKCLHEKKLYHFFVGNEKVPAELGFPITFQRAEPLNLFRPFVLHRDVYRKTVDTFHEMLRNTSALINEYTVHIPLAHTNGIHKEAI encoded by the coding sequence ATGCCCGTGGGAATCTTCCGAGTGTGCCTAGTGGTGATTACAGCTATCATCAACCGCCCGTTCCTCTTCCCTAAAGAGAATGGCAGTGTCCCCGAGAACACGGAAGAAATCATCCAGAAGATGAAGGAGCGGGAGGAGAACCTTCGGCTGCAGAAGCTGCGCTTGGAGCAGGAAATCGCAGGCCAGGAAGCTGCACAGCAGGCCCTGGAAAAGGCTGCAAAGGTAGTGGAGGAAATCAAAGAGGAAAAGGTCCCGTGGGATATGTGGACAGCTCTCTCCATGGTCATCTTCCTGCTGATCGAGCTCTGGAGGCAGGATTTCCAGGAGGGGAACTGGCAGGACACAGGAGCAGAAGAGGATGACATGGCTGTCCTGGGGAAAGCGTTTAAGGGGGTGGCCTTCCCCGACAAGGCCACCTTGGCCAGCTTCTACGAGAAGCGAATCCTGGGCACCACCGGCGACATGGCCAGGATGCGGGAGATGGTGGAGGGCTTTGCAGATGACCTGCTGGAGGCCTTGAGGAGCGTTTGTAACCGGGACGCTGACATGGAAGTGGAGGACTGCATGGGTGTGGGGAGCATGTACGAGAACTGGAGAGTGCGGAAACCTTTCGTCTGCGACCTGATAGTGCCTTTTGCACCCCCAGAGCCGTATTGTTTCCGGTCCCAGATCTGGTGCTCTGGAGACTCTTTTCCCCCGGATGAACAAGGTTATGGCACTATCAAGGTATGCAGGGCAGATGAGGATGTGACAGGTTGCATCTGCGACAAGACTAAACTAGGGGAAGATATGCTGTGCCTTCTCCATAGCCAAGGCAATACTTCCAGGCCCAGCAGCGAGATGGAAGACCTCCTGTGCTTCAAAAATACTCAGTATCTTGATGCTGACCAAGTCATGAAGTGGTTCCAGATCGCAGTCACCAAGGCCTGGAACAGAATCTCCCACAAGTATGAATTCGACCTGTCTTTTAGCCTCTTGGACTCCCCAGGAGCCCTGAAGATAAAATTCAGGTCAGGGAAATCAGTCGCCTTCAACCTCACTCCTGTGGTGCAGTACGAGAACTCGGACGTTTACTTCATCTCCCATTTCCCTCGCAATGAGCTGGTAGCAGAGCTCCCCTCCAGCACTCGCTGGTTCCTCACCTTCGCAGTGTACGAGAGGAGGTTCATCCAGCTGATCTCCAAAACGCTGCCGGCCGGTGCCTGCCACGTCAGCTGCCTCCAGATCCTCTCCTTCCTGCACGGGAAGCAGTGCAGCCTCACAGGCCCAAGCGGGCTCACCAACTACCACCTGAAGACAGTGATGCTGCATCTGCTGCAGGCGCGTCCCAGTCAGGACTGGGCCCCAGAGAAGCTGGAGGCCCGTCTCCAGGACATGCTGAAATTCCTGGAGAAATGTTTGCACGAAAAGAAGCTCTACCACTTCTTTGTTGGCAATGAGAAGGtaccagcagagctgggcttcCCCATCACATTCCAGAGGGCCGAGCCTCTCAACCTTTTCCGTCCCTTTGTGCTGCACAGGGACGTTTACAGAAAGACAGTTGACACGTTCCACGAGATGCTCAGGAACACGTCTGCACTGATAAACGAGTACACGGTGCACATTCCCCTTGCACACACCAATGGGATCCATAAGGAAGCCATTTAA